Within Ascochyta rabiei chromosome 4, complete sequence, the genomic segment CGGTGCCTGACACGAGGGAAGGCGGTTCATCAGGAAGCAGGCCCGCAACCGCGAGTAGGTCGTCTTCGTGGTCTGTGCCGTGGAAAAGACGAAAGACTGGCAGACATTGGCGGCAGGTAGAATACACTCGTGCTATAGCAGGATCGCCAATCATCCAGCAAAGTGGTGTATGATTACCCAGAGACCTCATCTCAGGAGTGGCGGGACATGGGACCTGTTCCTGAGCACTGTCGACTTCAGAGACTGTAGATCCACAGGCTGTCTGTCCGCAAGCTCGTTGGACGTCGGCACAGCTCCACACCTTGTCGCTGATGTCGTTGTGCTACTGCAAAGGCATTGACGGCGGTGCCGCACATGGTCCTCGCCCAGCCAAGGCTGCTGAGTTGCACCCTGTGGCCAGTGTAAGCATAGATGAGCGTTCATTTGAGCTGGGCTGCGACTGCAGGTGTCGTCCGGACTGAGGCAGTTTCCCCGCAACCAGCTGGACCGGAAGCCGTGGGGCTCCGCAGCCTTGCTCCCGCTCCGAAAGCGAAAGGCGGTGACGTGGGCAGCTGAATGGCTGCGTAGAGTGAGCTGGTTTGAGCTTGGTCAGTGCGTTCATTTGTAGTAATATGGAAGGCACGCTAGTGGGTAGTCACATCCCTAATAAGCACGGGGTAAAGTGCCTTGATGCACTCAAGCCTTGCCAGGTGACTTTGCAAGCCCCGAGTGCCTGACGATGGGCTGGACCGTGCAAAGCTTGGATGTACCGTTACTGGAGTCCAGTGTCTTGTGAGCAAAGACGTGGtgtgagatgagatgagatgaaCATGTAGATTCGACAGCCTGTCTTCTTGGGCCAGGCATGCTGCTACAGCCTAAATGCGCCGCAAAACACCTGCAGCCGCGGCTTCTCAAGCTACGCACTACCCGTTCCGAGACGGATGCCGCAATTTACAGTGCCCATCGCGCTCCCACGCTTCGACTCCGACTTTTACACATTGCTGGGCCCGGGCTTTCCTTGCCCAGGGTCGAGAAGCAGGTGTGGTTTCAGGAAACCATCGTCAATCTGCTTGAACGCATTCGCCGGGTCGTGGCTCAGCTCATTGAAGAGGTGCTTCACGGCGCCCGTAGCCGTGGCCACTCTACTCGAACCCTCTGCCACGCCCGTCTCCGCCATGCGATGGCCTGAAGTTGGGTACAGGGGATCCATGGATGTGCCCAGCGGGGAAGGCTGGCGGTTCGGTGACCTGCGTGCGCTTGGTGGCAGGTCGAGGTCGGCATCGTCTTCCTCGCCGGAAAGGCTGTCGCCCGGGCTGAGGAGAGCGTGGTCTGCGCCATCTGCGAATCGTTGTCTGCTCGAGTTCCGCCGCATCGGCTGCCCGTTGGGACGCGTGGGTGGGCTGCTGCGGTTCAGCGAGCCGCTCGAGTACGCGCCGTTCACGTTGTTCAATCCGAAACCGTTCTGACTAGGCTGAGGGGTGTGGCCAATAGCGGAGCCTTTGTTGCGCTGGAATGTACCGCCGTTGACGACCTCAATGTCAAACTCATCGTCCGAGTCAATCTCTTCGACGACTCCCGTGCGAATGCCCATAATCTCTAGCATACGTGCTGTGGTGCCACCGAAGATGATGACGGTCAGCACGACCACCACGAGCACGGTGGCACGGAGCGTGTCGCCGTTGTTGCCTGTCAGTCCTGCGGCAAGAGCAACACCGACGGCACCTCGCAAGCCTGCCCAGTAGATCATGGCCTGGTGTGCGTAGGGAATCTCGTCTTCCGTCGTGTCTACACCgcggcgtcggcggcggcatCTCGAAACAGCGTTGATGGCTTTGGAGAGGGGGAAGACGGCCGCCCAACGAGCTGCGCAGATGCCGGCGACGGTGATGAGGATGAAGAGAGGCTTGAAGTCGAGCTGTTTGTCGGTGAAGAGCGAGAGGCCCAGATAGATGAAGATGAAGTTTTCCGACAGTTGCGATGTGACCTGGAAGACGAACTTGGTGGAGAGCTGAGTGCGCCGGGACATGTTGTGGTAGGCATAGTGTTTGAGGCAGATACCGCAGAACAAGAGCGACACAATACCTGGCGAGGTGTGAGCCGAGGTGCACCAACGGAGGGGAGAGACTTACCCGACATGTGGATGGCGTTGGAGAAGAAGTAGGTAAGGTAGGCGACCAGGATGATCAAGCAGGTCTCGGTCTTGGGATAGCGTCTGACATAGGTGAACTTCAACGTCAACGAAGCCACGATGCCGACCATGACACCGATGAACAGACTGCCGAAGAAGACGCCGAAGAAGATGCCAAAAGCCTCGAACAGGCTCGCGATGCCCAGCGTCTCGGCGCCGTCTTTGTACTTTTGCGCCGTCTCGAACAAGACGATGGCGACGGCGTCGTTGAGGATGGATTCGCCGAAGATGAGGGTGTATAGCTTTGGCTCGACCTTGTAGGTGTCAAAAATGGCCAAGATGGTGACCGGGTCGGTGGCGGAGAGGGTAGCGCCGACTGACATGGCTTCGACAAAGTTGATCTTGAAGCCATCGAGAGGGATGCGAGTCCAGAGGAACAGAATGAGACCGAGCGAGACGGCGGATATGAAAGTGCCGGCAAAGGCAAAAGTGAGGATGCTGCCAATGTGTCTGAAGAAGTTACCCTGGACACGGTCAGCGAGGGGTGTGGATGGGGACGAGGTAGGCAAGAGGGCGGACCTGGTGTAGTTCGTAGCCGGCTGAAAGAATGATGGGCGGTAGCAGGAGGTTGAAGAACATCTGGTAGTCGAAACTGACAGCATCGAGGACGGAACCCACTGCTGTCAGTCGCAGCACGAGGCCGACGACCATGCCTGAAGGGGGTTAGTGAGGCTCTAGCACGGAGGATTACGAGGTGGATGGAGGTGGGCGAGGTGGGCGAGGTGGGCGGGGTGGGTCGCGGGCACGGCAGGCAGCGGTGGACTCGACGTACCGGCGAAGATGGACAAGACGGTCTCGTGGACGGCCTGGATCTTGCGGGTTTGCATGATGTAGCTTGTGAAGAGGGCGATGATGAGGAGCACAATCAAGATGGAGAGGGCCCATGATGTGAAGATCTCCTTCTGGCCTGCCTCGGGGGCTTCCTCTGTAGGGGCGCATCAGCATTCGCACGGCGGAGGTGGAGGGGACTGACCGTCTGGGTCTGCGTCGACGGCGTCTCGCTCTGGCGGGGAGGTTAGCCATgttgtgtgggtgtgggtgtgggtgtgggtgtggggaGCGCTCGGCGCATACTCAGCATCTGGGACACTATGGCCCACGCCACAGTCGACACCATGGTGGCTTTAGCGGCGCAGTTGCGTTTGCATCAGCAGCGGGCGCCGGAGAGGCGTGCAGAGGATGCAGAGGGCGGAGAGGGGGTGGTGGGGGTGGTGGGTGTAGATGGTGTAGCGAGTGGAGTGGGTGCAGAGGGGGGAGTGGGTGTAGCGGGTGCAGAGGGTGCAGAGGGTGTGCGAGCGTGCAAGTGGAAAGGTGGCTGCTCGTGGCTCGATGCGCGTTGCGTACCCGTAGTGCGACCAAGGGCGATGGCAGGCAACAGGCAACAGGCAACAGGCAACACGTAGCGCGACCGGCGACCGCCAACGATTCAACAGGCGTGTAACGCGTGCACACAAGGTGACCAGAGTGCAATGCGCCCGTGTCAAGAGGCGTGCAGCGCGCTGGTGATGGCCGCCGATGGCACTGGTGGCCGCTGGTGATGGCTGCCGCTATGAACTATGAACGGGTCGAGGTGACGCTGGTGATGGCTGCCACTATGAACTATGAACTATGAACTAACGGGTCGAGGGTGGAGCTCCTGACCTGCGCGTCCGTCTCCGTTGACAGCTGCTCGAGGTGCGTGGTCCCAGCACCAGCCACCCCCAATGCGGCCTAGTCGCCCCGAGCCTCACGACGTCACTCGCAACGCCGAACCTCAGTCTTCCAAGCTTCCAGGCCGTCCAGCGTCCCTCCACGGAACCGCAGACGCTCACCGCCCTTCCGGCCCTTCATCATCCGCCACCCCGCCTGGCTGCtctgctgtgctgtgctctGCTCGgctctgctctgctgctTGGCCTGGCTTTGCTTTTTCGCTTCCCCGAGGCCGTCTGCCGTTGAACTTTTCTCCCACCGCTCAACACGTCACGCCGTCACGCCGCCACGACCCCTGCGCTCCACCCTCCACCCGTTCCCCACCCCAGTCCACGGCAGTAGTCGCCCGTCTTCCCACTGACGACACAGGCCGCGCAGGATTTGCCCGCCTAGTACCTGCACCCGCACCTACACCGCGCCTGCACCCTGGGCCCGCTGGTTCGCCCACCCTGAGCACCCTGAGCCCTTCTTCGCCCACCCTGAGCCCTTCTTCCGCCGCTGTCCCTCCTCTGCACTTCCCCTCCTGTAGCCGTGCGTCTGCATCTCGAGTGCCCCCTTCGCCCACATGTCGTCTTCCCGCCCCCGCCAAGACGACGACACCGTCTCCGAGGCTGGCTCCCTCTCTTCGAGGCGTTCGGTCCCCAACCCGCCCACACTCGACACCCACGTCTCCAACGCTGCCCGCCCCCGCCCCAAGTTCGTCTCCTTCGGCCGCAATTCCGAGCCCGGTGGCCCGCCCGACCGCGAGTTCATCAACGAGTCGTCGCCTCTCATCAACCCTTCGGACCGCGCCCGCGAGACCGACCGCCTGCTCAAGGAGCCTCTGACCCCAAACTATGGCCAGGAAGACGACGACTACTTCCCCGAGTTCGAGGAGACCAAGAGCagcttcttcctcttccttctGACCCTCGGTGGCCTCGGCCTCCAGATCGGCTGGTCCGTCGAGACCTCCAACGGCTCCGTAGCTACCCCCCCACCCCACTCCCATGGCATCGTACCCTGCTAACCCACACCAACAGCCCTATCTGCTGTCCCTCGGCCTCAGCAAGTCCATGCTGGCTCTCGTCTGGATCGCCGGTCCCCTCTCCGGTGTCCTCGTCCAGCCCTACGTCGGCCTCAAGAGCGACAACTGCAGAATCACATGGGGCAAGAGGCGTCCCTTCATCATCGGCGGCGCCCTGGCCACCATCGCCTCCCTGATGCTTCTCGGCTGGGCCCGCGAAATCGTTTCTGCCATCGGCCACCTCTTTGGCGCCCACCCGGATTCGTACTGGGTAGTCACCCTCACCATGCTGTTCGCCATTCTCTTGGTCTACGTCCTCGACTTCGCCATCAACGTCATCCAAGCTGCCATCCGCGCATACATTGTAGATGTGGCCCCGACCCACCAGCAAGAATCTGCCAACGCCTGGCTCATGCGCTCCGCTGGTGTGGGAAACATCGCCGGCTACCTGGCTGGCTACATCAACCTCCCTCTGTACCTCCCGTGGCTTGGCGGAACTCAGTTCAAGGTCCTCTGCGCCATTGCCTCGTTCATCATGGCCCTCACCGTCGGCATTAGTTGCACCGCCGGCGAGCGAGACCCTACCCGAGACCCCGCTCCCACCGAGCAAAAGGAGGGCGTCCTCGCCTTCTTCAACGGGCTCTCCGTGTCTGTCAAGAGGCTTCCCGACCAGATCAAGCGTGTCTGCGAGGTTCAGTTCTTCGCCTGGATTGGCTGGTTCCCCTTCCTCTTCTACATCACCACCTACGTCGGCGAGATCTACGCGGATCCCTTCTTCGAGGCCAACCCGCACATGTCCGACGCAGAGATCGACCAGGTCTGGGAGGACGCCACCAGAATCGGCACCCGTGCCCTTTTGGTCTTCGCCTGCACTACCTTCCTGTGCTCGGTCGTTTTCCCCTTTGTCATCCCGCCCAGCTTCCAAGCGCCCGAGCCCGAGCCGCAGCCGCCCACACCTGGTACACCCATGAGACCCACCACCCCCCTGACACCCGCAACCCCTCACTCCATGGGTGGCTCTGGCTACTTCACCCTGAGGCCCAAACGCACAGCACCCCCCAAGACGAAGACGGAGAAGTTTTCTGCCGCTCTCGACAAGCTGCAGATCAAGTCGCTGACTCTCCGTCGTTGCTGGTTCTTCTCGCACATTCTCTTCGCTGTCCTCATGGGTTTGACGTTTGTGATCAAATCTACCATGGGTGCCACCATCCTCGTCGGCGCCATCGGTGTTCCCTGGTGTCTGACTGGCTGGGCTCCTTTCTCCATCATCGCCTCGGAGATCTCCAAGCGAGATGCCATTCGCCGTGGCATCATCAAGCCCACGGACGACGAGAGCCAGGCGATCGCTGAGGGTGCCGATGCGGAGGGCGCCGACTCTGCTGGCGTGGTTCTCGGCATTCACAATGTCGCCATCGCTGCTCCCCAAGTCATTGCCACGCTCGTCAGCTCCGTCCTCTTCAGGCTGCTCCAGAAACCTCGGGGCGTAGCCGGCGACGACAGCGTGGCTTGGGTGTTGCGATTCGGCGGACTCTGTGCTTTGGTCGCTGCCTGGCTGACGCTTCGAGTACACGAGGAGAAGAACCTCGATGAAGTCGAAGACGAGAGGCCTGCCAGGAGGAGGCGTCTGTCAGAACTGTCCAACATGGAGTCCATTCTTGAGGGTCGCGCAGGCCGATAGATGAACATGAAGATGGCAGCGTGGAGCAACGCACTGTTTACTACTGTATGAATGCGCTCAGGATATGACTGGGTTTCTGCGTGACGCTACGACGAGGTCGATTTTGCAAAAGAGCTTAGACCATATGCATCACGGCGAGCGACGGAGTTGTGTGGAAAGCATCTTTCTGCGATGGAGTTTGTTGGCTTGTTTGGGACATACAGCACATAGGAAATGAGTGACGAGCGACCCCTGTTCCTCTCCTTCACAACAGGTCAAAAGTTTCAAGGCCCTAGCATGCTACCCAGTCAGACGTGCCATTCTGCGAACGTGATCGACTCGTCATTCCAATGCGCATGCCACATAACATACGATGCTGAATCGATGAAGCCGTTCCGTGATCGGCACCTGCGGGTTGTTGGAGTACCTAGGTCAGGGTCCAGCCAGCGTAGCGTGTGTCTAGCGCGGCCAGGTCCAACTGCACCCCACATTGCGTGCTGCTCCTTTGTGCTTCTCCACCATGATGGTAACAAGAGGTGGCACAAGCGGGGAGAGGTGTGTTGCATTATCAGGAACAAGAAATAAACCGGAGACCCATTCACAGCGGATTTTGTCCGTCAACATGGTTGCTCTCGCTGTCAGCCCCCGCCCAGCCTGGCACGACCCGACCCATCGTGGCTCCACTTTGTGAACGGCCTCAAAGGCTCAAACGTGCATCTGGAAACGACAGGCAGCCAGTAACGCAACGTATCCACTTGAGACGCGCCCCGAAATCCCGCCACAAATCACACACAGCCACGCATGCGCGTTACGGCCACACCGTGGCGCCCTGCATGGCTGTGCCCACTTGGCCGTCCTTGAAGTCGTTGGGATGGACAGTGTGACCCCAGGGTCTGGCAGCCCGTACTGCAAATGCTTCCTTTCGAGACGGTGCTGGAAGTCTCACGACCCCCAAGCCGGACCAGCGGCACAGAAGAAGAGAACCAGCCAGCGACCGGCGTGCCAACCGCTCCACCCCTGCCTGTGAGCTTGCTTCCACTCGGGGTCGCTCACAGAACGTGTGACGGCACGGTGGAGCTGACGAGCGATTTCGTGATGCCCTTGGTACGGACGCGCCATGTCTCATGCCCCACTTCTCTCTGACCTCGCTGTTGCCTCGACTGTGGTTGACGTAGATGCCCACATAAAGCTCGCATCTCCCTCGACTTTGACCCTCTTTTCCTCATCCAaccctcttctcctcatCCAACCCTCTTCTCCAACTCCAAACCAGCTCCTCTTCTCACCCACATCTTCTCAACATCCCAAGCACTCACAATGTCTTTCCACTACTCTGCTGAGGACATCCGCATCGAGGACGGCCACATCCTCAAGGCCCGCCTCCAGCGTGCTGACGGCGATTGGAACGACTCTGGTGAGCTCACCACCTTGAACATCTGCAGCTCTGCTAACACACATGAAGAGATCGACCTTAACAACCACATTGGCAACGACAACGGTACGTCCTCCTCTTTGAGCATGTGGCGCTCCCACTGACAGACGGAAAGGCCACTTCTACTGGGACGGCGAGAATTTTGCCGGCTCAGCGGAGGAAGTTCATTTCACCATCGAGGGCGACGGCTCCGTTCCCGTCCTCCGTGCCAACCTCGTCGACCAGGAAGGCAACCTTCAGCAGCGTGACGTCAACCTGTCCGAGCGCATCTCCAACAACAATGGCGACTTCAACTACAGCAAGTGGATGCCGTCGCTCAAGCTTGACCATGCTAACGCTCTACGCAGACTGAGTGTTGTGAACCTTATGAGTACTACGATAGTAAGGCGGCCTTGAGCCATAAGCACTGCTGCCGCTGTTCACTCTGAACACCACAACGATGAATGAAACAACGTTAAATTCCAACAGTTCCGTCTTTCCCTAGCATATTGTTGTGTGTTCTCCATGCCGTCATACCCGCACTCCACTGCTTGATGCGTCCCTGCTAGCAAAGCCTTGCAACAGTGTCAACCTAAGAGACGCTTGCATAGATCCGCTCCAACCAAGTCCGAACCCTCGACCAAGCACCCCTTTGTGCTTGAGCAAGACCTGCGCAGCAACAGCACTGACCTCAACAACTCTAAGAAGTCCCACAGCATCCCTGCCCTAACATTTAAATCAAGATTCATTGACTGTCCGCACACAGCTCTGCCCACCTCCCCAAGCATGCCGAAACGCACCAACGCTCTCCCAGATAGTAAGCGCGTGGCCAGAACAGCACTCCTTGCCATAACATCAGAGCTGGACACTGCCAAACGCCAGAGGCTGAGGGTCTGGATTTATCCACTCTTTCGGTAATTACCTTGATGcttatagttgtatataAGTAAGAACTACGTGGTGGTGGTACTGGCTTTGGATGTGTTTTGTATGTGTTTTGGATGGATTTTAGATGGATTTTAGGGGTTTGTAACGTCTCTGCTGTTGGATTTGGATGTTTTTAGtgtttttttttcttttctattcgtagttgtatatataggtaggaagtatatagtaatagcactagctttagataaatttAAGAAGCTCTACAGCATTACTGCCCTGAGATCTGGATCCGTTTCTACACCCTAACGTTCGGCGTCGTGGGCACGGTTGATGGTGGTGCTGCTGCCAATCTGAATTGACGCgtttttattattattacaAACGTCTACTCTATCGTCTGAACACAGAGGACGTGTCTATATGTAGGTGTAGCAGAAAGGTCCAGCCATGGTACTCCCGGCCTCCTCAATAGTGATGTCCCCCGGGTACGCGGCTCGCATGGTAAGCTTGTCCTGGAGCGTAGCAGCAGGCGAAGTGAGATCGGACATGAACGTGGGGCCGTACAGAGCCTTTGTGCGCTCCGCCGGCTTGAGGTTCTGCCAGATCCAGTAGATGCGATCGATGCTCGAGTGGTGGAAGAAAAAGTACGGGTCACCGGGAGAGGCCATGAAGTCGCCGCCGGGGTCGCCGCCGAGGATGAAGTGCCCCGCGGTGTGCACGCCCATGAAGTTGTTCATGAAGTTGTTGGGTGGGGGGCCGCCTTGTAGCGTTTCCCAGAAGGATTGGTAGTCGCTGCTCTTGAGGAGAGAGACGATGTCGTCGTCCTTCAACCATCCCTGGGTGGTGAAGCTCGTGATGTCGCGAGTGAGGCAGCGCGGGTTGTATCCGAGACCATAGTCGGGTTCGGTGAAGTTTAGGTTGGGGTTCAGTGGCGCGCAGTCTGAGCCTGGGAAGAGAGGCCCAAGGTTGACTTGCCATTGCTTGAATGGTCCAGAGGTCACACAGCCGCCGCCCGCGCCATGGGGAACCTTGATCAAGGGATTGGTGTTCAACGGGATTCCAGTGAATGTTTGGTTGCTGCAGCCGGGTGCGCCCTGACCGGAGATGGAGGTGTCGGAGCCGTCCAGCAGAGGAGACTTGTTCGGGTCGCTCCATCGCGAGTGGCTGTAGTAGGGCTGGTTGCCTTTGTATCCACACTCATTACGTAGAGTCTGCTCGTATGCCCATGTGAAGTATCGGTGCTTCGAAATGTCAGAAACGACACCCACATGTGTTGATGATTATGCTTACCCATGTCAGGAAGTTGCCAGTGACGTGGATGTTGAACGATTGTTGGATGTGGGTCGCAACAAAGTCATCGTAACGGTTTCTGCATCCAGGGCAGACCTCTTTTGACGTCTTTGGGGGAAGCTTTGCGAGACACTGTACTGCACTAATGTAGGCCTTCTTTTCGCTCGTTGAGAAGGTCGACCTGTTCGTCGTGAGTCAAGGTCGAAAATTACAGGATCCTCGCGGACTCACCATTCCTGTCGGACCTTTACATTGGTTGGGTTGCATTTCTTGTACTGAGCTGGTTGCTGAGTGGCTTGATACAGCTGCTGGTTGATGGCAGCACCCCCAGCCATCAGATCCTGCTTGATGCTGCCCAAGCCTGCAAGGACATTCTCAACGAGGTCGAAAGATCTCTTCTCGAATTGAGTGTCTTCTTGAGTCGGAAGGGCACTTCCTACTGCCAGTGGCAAAAGCCACGCTGCCTGGAAAACCCCTCGCATAGTAATGGATTGGTTAAGACGACAAGAAGGCTCCTACAGATATCGAGTCTGAGCTGGGGGAGAGAAGATGAGAAGAAGAGACAAGCGAATGCACCTATCGTAATTGCGGGCGTCTCGACGCCTCTTTATGCAATGTTACACGGCGGCAGCTCTCTTGAAAGCTCAGCACATGGAAGGCCTTGAAGGTAGGTTCGCCATCTGGGCCCCAGACTTACCCAGACTTAGCTTCCGAGGAATGTTTTCCATGCAAGCTAAACAGCATAATACCGGTATAGACTGATCCTACAGCTTTCTCTCGCCCCTGGACTGCATCCTGTCTCAATTGATTCCACGCCACCTGCAAATGGGCGAATGGTCGAGAAGCTTGCGCTTAGCCCAAGGTAACCTACCTGTGCCCACGGCGGAACAAATGGAACTCTGTTCCGAGCCAAGAAACGGGACAACATCCTCGAAGGAGATAGTCGATTAGAGTCTGTAGCGGTCGGTTAGAAGGAAAGATCAGGGTCTTCCGGGCCCACCTGCCTGATTGTGCCGAAGGCCCGTTCCTTCGCGCAACGTCGCTCTAGTTCTTCACCAACGACTCGTGTCCAGCGGTACTCTGGTTGCGAATCTGCATCATGATGTTTTGTTAGCATCTAGTAGACGGCCAGACAGAAGATTTGTCGCAGCAGAATTCGAGATATGCAAGCGCGGCAAACAGTTCCTTTGCTGACATGATCCTTCGAGGCTGCACAGCGGCTGGACGAAATTGCGGCTATCCCGCTCCTTGTACGAGGTGCCTGTTCCCTTCCCCAAACAGACCCAGGCTTGTTTCCGAGATGCAGCCTCTACGACTTTTCTGCGTCTTTCAATCCTTCGTCTGCTCCGGAAGACGGCACAAAGTATACTGCCTCGGGAATACCTGCAAGTCAGGCTTACGGCCTGATTCAAGCGCTCGCCTGTTCGATTCTTTGGGTTCCTGAAATCTCAGTCCTTGCCAAGTCACACTAGAATCATCCTTACGGGGATGTGAGCCGGGGAACGCTTTTCGTGTTGTAAAGACCAATACTTTTCCAACACGAGCGTTCTGCAGCCCGCGGGGATCCTACCCCTGCATCACCATCGCGACAACTGACTTGACGTCGTCTAACATGTGAAGTGGCGGCCCATTGATTCCATGCGTTCT encodes:
- a CDS encoding monovalent cation:H+ antiporter, CPA1 (nhx1); this encodes MVSTVAWAIVSQMLKRDAVDADPDEEAPEAGQKEIFTSWALSILIVLLIIALFTSYIMQTRKIQAVHETVLSIFAGMVVGLVLRLTAVGSVLDAVSFDYQMFFNLLLPPIILSAGYELHQGNFFRHIGSILTFAFAGTFISAVSLGLILFLWTRIPLDGFKINFVEAMSVGATLSATDPVTILAIFDTYKVEPKLYTLIFGESILNDAVAIVLFETAQKYKDGAETLGIASLFEAFGIFFGVFFGSLFIGVMVGIVASLTLKFTYVRRYPKTETCLIILVAYLTYFFSNAIHMSGIVSLLFCGICLKHYAYHNMSRRTQLSTKFVFQVTSQLSENFIFIYLGLSLFTDKQLDFKPLFILITVAGICAARWAAVFPLSKAINAVSRCRRRRRGVDTTEDEIPYAHQAMIYWAGLRGAVGVALAAGLTGNNGDTLRATVLVVVVLTVIIFGGTTARMLEIMGIRTGVVEEIDSDDEFDIEVVNGGTFQRNKGSAIGHTPQPSQNGFGLNNVNGAYSSGSLNRSSPPTRPNGQPMRRNSSRQRFADGADHALLSPGDSLSGEEDDADLDLPPSARRSPNRQPSPLGTSMDPLYPTSGHRMAETGVAEGSSRVATATGAVKHLFNELSHDPANAFKQIDDGFLKPHLLLDPGQGKPGPSNV
- a CDS encoding Tyrosinase, which codes for MRGVFQAAWLLPLAVGSALPTQEDTQFEKRSFDLVENVLAGLGSIKQDLMAGGAAINQQLYQATQQPAQYKKCNPTNVKVRQEWSTFSTSEKKAYISAVQCLAKLPPKTSKEVCPGCRNRYDDFVATHIQQSFNIHVTGNFLTWHRYFTWAYEQTLRNECGYKGNQPYYSHSRWSDPNKSPLLDGSDTSISGQGAPGCSNQTFTGIPLNTNPLIKVPHGAGGGCVTSGPFKQWQVNLGPLFPGSDCAPLNPNLNFTEPDYGLGYNPRCLTRDITSFTTQGWLKDDDIVSLLKSSDYQSFWETLQGGPPPNNFMNNFMGVHTAGHFILGGDPGGDFMASPGDPYFFFHHSSIDRIYWIWQNLKPAERTKALYGPTFMSDLTSPAATLQDKLTMRAAYPGDITIEEAGSTMAGPFCYTYI